A segment of the Bacillus pseudomycoides genome:
ACATATTCCTTCATGAGCTCTGCAAACGGCTTTTTACATACAGATTGTGCTACATACCCTGCAAGATTATAAGCATGATTACCATATGAATATAGCGCTCCAGGTGGGGCTACTAATCCCAAGGTAGGAACAATTTCTTCTATATAAGATATCCATCCTTCTTGATCACGAGGTCCTTCTATATCTCCTCCATCAGGTAAACCCGCGGTATGGCTTAGCAACATACGAAGAGTTATAGTGCGAGCGTGCTCTTGATTCTGCAGGGGAAACGCTTCTATATACGTACAAATCGGAACATCTAAATCTAAAATCCCTTCTTCTACCAACTTCATTATTAAAGTCCCCGTTAAACTTTTACTAACTGATCCAATACGAAACAATGTGTCAGTCGTAATAGCCAGCTTCGACTCTTCCCAGTTCATAAGACCGAATGCCTTTTCATACAAAATTTCTGTTTCATTTATGATTGATAGCGCAAACCCCGGCACTGTTTTATTCTGCACTTGTTCTTCTATCTGGAATTCAATATCTTTTATAGATAACATAGTATTACCTCTCTATTCTTTTTGAATTTCATTTGAAGTAAACGATTGAATACGTTGGCATAATAAGCGCTCCTTACATTACTAAATTTTCCATCTATCAAAATTTCAACTTAAGATTATGAAACTCCTTTTCCCTTTAGCACACTTATTATTTTTTCTAGCAATAAAAAAAAGGATACTTTGCTCCTGTATGGAACTTAGTATCCTCTCATCCTTATAAGTTTACTGTCTCTCCCACTAACACCTTCGCTTTTTCCAGCGCTTGTTCTATTTGAACAAACCCTGTCCCACCTGCACTATTACGACGTTTCACAGCTGCATAAGGTGAAAGAACTTCATATAAATCCGCTTCAAATAATGGGCTCATTTCTTGATACGTTTCTAGCGGTACATCTAATAAATAGATTCCTTTTTGTGTGCAATGAAGAACGAGCTTTCCGACAATTTCATGCGCCTGACGGAATGGAAGTCCTTTGCTTGCTAAATAATCAGCAATTTCTGTTGCATTGGAGAAATCTTGTTTTACGGCTTGACCCATTTTTTCTTTGTTTACAGTCATCGTTTCGAGCATGCCAGCCATAATGTGCAGGCAGCCTTCTACTGTTTTCACCGTATCAAACATTCCTTCTTTGTCTTCTTGCAAATCTTTGTTATAAGCAAGCGGTAACCCTTTCATTACCGTTAATAAACTGAATAAGTTGCCGTATACTCTCCCTGTTTTACCACGAATGAGTTCAGCCATATCAGGGTTTTTCTTTTGCGGCATAATGCTGCTTCCTGTTGCGTACTGGTCGCTCATTTCAATAAATTGAAATTCCTGACTGCTCCATAAAATGAGTTCTTCACAAAAGCGCGATAAATGCATCATTAGTATGGATGAATTGCTAAGAAACTCTAGTATGAAATCACGATCACTCACCGCATCTAAACTATTTTCATAGATTCCTTCAAAACCGAGCAGCTCTGCACTATACGCACGGTCAATCGGAAATGTCGTTCCTGCAAGAGCACCCGCGCCAAGCGGAGACATATTAATGCGCCCCAGTGAATCCTCATAACGATTTACATCGCGCTCTAACATCCAAAAATATGCAAGTACATGATGAGCAAACGAAATTGGTTGCGCACGCTGCAAATGGGTATATCCTGGCATAATCGTTTCAATGTTTTTCTCTGCTTGATGTACAAGAACCGATTGCAGTTGTTTCGTTGCCTTTATAATATTTTTCACTTTATTACATAAATATAAATGCATATCTGTTGCAACTTGATCGTTACGGCTTCTTCCCGTATGAAGTTTCCCACCAACGTCACCAATTTGTTCAATTAACATCTTTTCAATGTTTAAATGAATATCCTCAGCATCTACTGAAAAAGTTAATTCATTTGCTTTCGCTTTTTCTAGTAAATGTTGTAAGCCTTCTTTAATTTTCTCTGCCTCTTCTTTTGTCACAATCCCCTGCTTCGCAAGCATCGTAACGTGAGCAATACTTCCTTCTATATCTTCTACCACTAATTTTTGGTCAAAGGAGATGGAAGCTCCAAACTCCTCGACCCATTCTTCTGCTTCTGCTGTAAAACGGCCACCCCAAAGTTTGCTCACGCTTCCACCTTCTTCTGATTCACTTGGCTATATACTTTTGTTGGAAGACCAAATAAAGAAATAAAGCCAACTGCTGCATCATGGTTAAATTCATCATCTACTGTATACGTTGCTAATTTTTCATCATATAGAGAGTATTCTGATTTACGTCCTTCTACAATTGCATGGCCTTTAAATAATTTCACACGTACTGTACCTGTTACTGTTTTTTGTGTTTCTTGTAAGAAAGCAACAAGCGCTTGTTTTAAAGGTGAGAACCATAAACCGTTATAAATTAATTCCGTTAATTTTTGCTCAATCATTGGTTTAAAATGAGCTACTTCTTTTACAAGCGTTAAATCTTCTAACTCTTTATGTGCTGTAAGTAATGTCATTGCAGCTGGACATTCATACACTTCACGTGATTTAATCCCAACAAGACGATTTTCTACATGGTCGATACGTCCAACCCCATGCTTTCCAGCGAGGGAGTTTAATGTTTTAATCAGTTCTGAAAGTGAATAAGCCGTACCATTTAACGTCGTTGGTACACCTGCTTCAAAACCAATTTCTACAAACTCTGGTTTATTCGGTGTATCTTCTAGTGCTAATGTCATTTCATATGCATCTTCTGGTGGTGCTGCCCATGGATCTTCTAAAATCCCACATTCATTGCTACGTCCCCATAAGTTTTGATCAATAGAAAACGGGCTATCTAAATTGATTGGAATCGGTACATCGTTTTCTTTTGCATATGCAATTTCTTCTTCACGTGACCATTTCCATTCACGAACCGGTGCGATAACTTCTAAATATGGATTTAATGCTTGAATAGAGACTTCAAAACGAACTTGGTCGTTCCCTTTTCCTGTACAACCATGGGCTACTGCACTTGCTCCTTCCTGCTCCGCAATTTCTACTAGTTTTTTCGCAATTAATGGACGCGATAGTGCCGAAACAAGTGGATATTTTCTTTCGTATAACGTATGAC
Coding sequences within it:
- the argH gene encoding argininosuccinate lyase, with amino-acid sequence MSKLWGGRFTAEAEEWVEEFGASISFDQKLVVEDIEGSIAHVTMLAKQGIVTKEEAEKIKEGLQHLLEKAKANELTFSVDAEDIHLNIEKMLIEQIGDVGGKLHTGRSRNDQVATDMHLYLCNKVKNIIKATKQLQSVLVHQAEKNIETIMPGYTHLQRAQPISFAHHVLAYFWMLERDVNRYEDSLGRINMSPLGAGALAGTTFPIDRAYSAELLGFEGIYENSLDAVSDRDFILEFLSNSSILMMHLSRFCEELILWSSQEFQFIEMSDQYATGSSIMPQKKNPDMAELIRGKTGRVYGNLFSLLTVMKGLPLAYNKDLQEDKEGMFDTVKTVEGCLHIMAGMLETMTVNKEKMGQAVKQDFSNATEIADYLASKGLPFRQAHEIVGKLVLHCTQKGIYLLDVPLETYQEMSPLFEADLYEVLSPYAAVKRRNSAGGTGFVQIEQALEKAKVLVGETVNL
- a CDS encoding argininosuccinate synthase, encoding MEKKKVVLAYSGGLDTSVAIKWLQEKNYDIIALCLDLGEGKDLEFVKEKALSVGAVKSYMIDVQEEFANEYALMALQGHTLYERKYPLVSALSRPLIAKKLVEIAEQEGASAVAHGCTGKGNDQVRFEVSIQALNPYLEVIAPVREWKWSREEEIAYAKENDVPIPINLDSPFSIDQNLWGRSNECGILEDPWAAPPEDAYEMTLALEDTPNKPEFVEIGFEAGVPTTLNGTAYSLSELIKTLNSLAGKHGVGRIDHVENRLVGIKSREVYECPAAMTLLTAHKELEDLTLVKEVAHFKPMIEQKLTELIYNGLWFSPLKQALVAFLQETQKTVTGTVRVKLFKGHAIVEGRKSEYSLYDEKLATYTVDDEFNHDAAVGFISLFGLPTKVYSQVNQKKVEA